From a single Papaver somniferum cultivar HN1 unplaced genomic scaffold, ASM357369v1 unplaced-scaffold_19, whole genome shotgun sequence genomic region:
- the LOC113338791 gene encoding serine carboxypeptidase-like 51 — protein MKNSIALLLCTLLVFVHGGLVMGAGTKDGSEQWGYVQVRPKAHMFWWHYKSPYRVDDPSKPWPIILWLQGGPGASGVGIGNFQEIGPLDNFLNPRNSTWLKKADLLFVDNPVGTGYSYVEDDNAYVKTDEEAATDLTTLLRKLFNKNEQLQKSPLYVVAESYGGKYAVTLGLSIVKAMKAGRLKLKFGGVALGDSWISPQDYVFSWGPLLKDLSRLDNNGLAKSKRLAQQIKRQIEAGQFVNATDTWGDLENAIVLGSNSVDFYNFMLDSANDPLESTATSLQSSKAAASSQKYSTYLGTTQKFTPGGDGDVRTLMNGAIKAKLKIIPENVRWGSQSGNVFAALSGDFMKPRINEVDELLKNGVNVTVYNGQVDLICATKGTEAWVEKLKWEGLKTFLSLDREPLYCEDDTVTTKGFVRSYKNLHFYWILGAGHFVPVDQPCVSLQMIGDITQSPN, from the exons ATGAAGAACTCCATTGCTCTCCTCCTCTGCACTCTCCTGGTTTTTGTTCATGGAGGTCTTGTCATGGGTGCAGGAACCAAAGATGGTTCTGAACAATGGGGTTATGTTCAAGTTAGGCCAA AAGCACATATGTTTTGGTGGCATTATAAAAGTCCATACAGGGTGGAtgatccttcaaaaccttggcctATAATTCTATGGTTGCAGGGTGGACCT GGTGCTTCAGGAGTTGGGATTGGCAATTTTCAAGAAATTGGACCTCTAGACAACTTCTTAAACCCAAGGAATTCAACTTGGTTGAAGAAAGCTGATCTCTTATTTGTG GATAATCCAGTAGGAACTGGATATAGTTATGTGGAAGATGACAATGCATATGTGAAAACTGATGAAGAAGCAGCAACTGATTTAACTACTTTGTTAAGAAAACTCTTCAATAAGAATGAACAACTTCAAAAGAGTCCTCTATATGTTGTTGCTGAATCTTATGGTGGTAAATATGCTGTTACtctcggattatcaattgttaaAGCCATGAAAGCTGGTCGTTTGAAACTCAAATTTGGAGGGGTTGCTCTTGGTGATAGTTGGATTTCACCACAAGATTATGTG TTCTCATGGGGGCCATTGCTTAAAGACTTATCTCGGCTCGATAACAACGGATTAGCGAAATCAAAAAG ACTAGCTCAACAGATTAAGCGACAAATTGAAGCTGGACAATTTGTAAATGCAACAGATACATGGGGCGACCTTGAGAACGCGATTGTTCTGGGAAGCAATTCAGTG GACTTTTACAATTTTATGCTGGACTCTGCAAATGATCCATTAGAATCAACGGCTACGTCTCTTCAATCATCGAAAGCAGCAGCGTCATCTCAAAAGTATTCAACATATCTTGGTACCACCCAAAAATTTACTCCCGGTGGGGATGGGGATGTACGTACCTTAATGAATGGTGCTATTAAAGCCAAACTCAAGATTATCCCAGAGAATGTTAG ATGGGGAAGTCAGTCTGGGAATGTTTTTGCTGCCTTGTCCGGTGACTTCATGAAGCCAAGAATCAATGAG GTTGATGAACTGTTAAAGAATGGGGTCAATGTGACAGTGTATAATGGACAG GTTGATCTCATTTGTGCAACCAAGGGAACTGAAGCATGGGTTGAGAAACTCAA GTGGGAAGGGCTTAAAACGTTCTTGAGTTTGGATCGAGAACCTCTGTATTGCGAGGATGATACTGTAACTACCAAAGGATTTGTCAGATCATACAAGAATCTACATTTTTACTGGATTTTGGGTGCTGGTCATTTT GTACCTGTGGATCAGCCTTGTGTGTCACTGCAGATGATAGGGGACATTACACAATCTCCAAATTAA